GCGCTATTTAAATTCCACTCATAAAATTATACTGGATATGTGAAGTAGTTTTTCATCGTCTCTTTTTTATTCTCGCCCTTCCGGGGAATAACAGTAGCCAATAATAAAGTTATTATTATGTGATAAGAAAATCATAAGCTTGAGCTATAAAAATAGTCTTTCATAGAAATATAAGATAAGGCTGTATATTAAAGACCCTTTAACACCTATAAAATTCATTGTTAATCCATATTGctaaataatttataactaaCATGACTTTTAGATAAACctttgttaaataaaattaacgaTAAATTTTCTTATAGCGTTGAGCTATCAAAAATAATGTTGGCGAGAAACTTGTGAAGAAAAGGAAACGGAGAACCTTGTATCAGATGAATATTGCTTTATAATACAGATAAataatttgtttcatttttctgcttattaaaaataatatagtgaGAAAATCCAATTCATTGacgaagtaaaaaaaaaatacaaaatgaacaataaaatgatTTCTTGAGTTAAAAAGTTTACTAAACGTAGAACTTATATTTTCCTtgataataatttataacaGAATTAATTAGCAAAATACTTAACATTACTATTACTAACTTCTTAAATCTTCTTTATACGATAGTGACGgtttccttatttattttcttatttattactAACATTAACTcttccttatttattttcttatttaatcgTCCACCTTGGCTTTCACCTCTCGTCTACTAAAACACCAGGTTTTGCCAAAGTTCAAGTAATTTGACTCTTAAAATGTGAAACGTAGCagtatattttgaaataaagatAATACGTAATAAAAAATGTGAGTAAATTTCAACAAGTTGATAAGTAAAAATTAGGCAAGTGTAGGATATTTTTAAGTGTAGGGTGGATTTTGAATTTTCAGAAAGCACCAAAATTATTTCTGCAAAAAGTACTTAGGTGCTAACTCTAATAATACTATATCTATCTATTTAATTATGACTATTATACCTATGTTGCTTTGgacattaaatttattttgttcatATGCGTATCaatggattttattttttcaaaaaaaagtaatgcatttttgttttgatgaatcaaCCCATGAGtgatcgatttttttttttagagatcGAGCAATGTAGGATACATATACTTTAATTGAATTTCAtttgtcaaaaaattatatattacgGTAAAAATACAATATCTTCTTGTTATATTTAAATCATTGAATCGACttgatttgagaaaaaaaagtcCAGTAAATCAAATTATAACACGATTCAAAATTGTTTTAGGTAACAAATCCAAATTCCCAAGAAGACAAAAATAAACAGTAACAATCCAATCGATTATTTATAGATTTGTCACTGCAATTTGCATCACGTTCATGCACCAAGTAATGTGTTAAATAGgtttaaaatgtgaaatttatgtTGTAAACAAAAAGATACTTTTAATTGCAAATAAGCgtgaaatttatgttataatagAACATGATTTTTCTATCTATTTCTTATATTAAAGTTTGACTAATCCAGCTTAACGTATTATAGGAAGTATTTCTAGAATCGACACtcttaacacatttttttttaaaaattcaaaatcgaaATCTCCAATTAAAGCCTTAAAGGTGGAGGGATTCCAATAATTCCGATGCGACTCATTTATGTTGTTAAAACCAAAGaagattatattatatataacattaaaCAGCACATATTAGAaccttatttgaaaaaaatcacaaagataTTATTCTAAACATTAATATCTCTTAGCATATAGTAAGGTACTGTCAAAATCAAAAGAGGTACACACGTTTAGTTCAAGTAACTATTATGATGCTCACCAGCTAGTACTGTTGCCAACTTGTTGGTTGGATAATAGCCAAGAAGAtaagttttaatatatataatcgcaataataatatatttagtgtaatttTATTCTGAAAAAATCGAGTATACGcaagtaaattatatatgtaaaagGAAATATAGTAGCAATATAtcctcttttatctttttttttttccctctCTTCAGTTggagataatattttaatttctaggGTTTTGTATCTGATGGCTAAAGGCTAAAGCCTTACCCTACTGTGACAATAATAAATGAGGTCCTGttgtaaaataataagttaCTATATGAGTTAGTTGATGCTCTACAcccatttttatcattatagaATGCttaattttatgagaaaaaaaaacattttcaattataaaatagATTGGATAAAAGTCATGCACGATTAAAGTATATAGCATTGATAAAtagaatgaaaaatttaatcACCATAAAAAGGTCGAGATTTTGAGTGACGATGAGGTCTTGTtgagaataaaatgaaattatatcATTATCTTTTTCTTATCGAGTATAAACTTGTGTATCTGTACATGATACGTTTTCACTAAAGAAATGTATAGATAATTTGTTTAAAGAAATTTGACTTATtcgaaaaaaatgataaaagactaaaaaattaGTTTACTATGATCACTCACCTAAAAGAATTACTAATAAAAATGAGATAATTAAGTTACTTACTACACTAGATTACAATATACTGATTATACGAATTCACAAGATCAATGTATATAATTTTGACTTAGTAgcatgtaaatattttaaaaacgtGAATTATTTAAAGGTTAAGGAAACATGTAATTGTATTTTACATGAAATTCACAAGTAAAATGttgtttttcattattatatagtattttttttcgcAGCAAATAAAATGCCGACATtgcttttaattaattatcgagGCCCTTCAAACTAagctttcaaaatttaaatcaatcTATCCAGAGTCCGGATCCTAAaggtacaaaatattaataaaacttttaaaacggtatataaaattttatattaatcaaaacggtGAAATCAATAGAACAATAACGATTTACTCAaccggaaaaagcaaaatcgctactactgcagcgattttgcaaaatgtgatttttttaaaaaaaaattcaaatcactACCTAGGCAactattttcaaacttttttttctttaaaaaaaaaatcgctgcataggcagcgattttctttaattttttttcttttaaaaatgaaatcgcttgaattttttttttaaaaaaatcatattttgcaaaatcgctgcagtagcagcgattttgctttttcggGTGGAGTAAATCGCTGTTGTTCCAGCAATTTTGCCGTTTtgattgatataaaatttatataccgttttaaaatttttatttatattttataccctttaggctccgaaCTCAATTTATCCACTTGCTCAATCTAGTAGTTGAAATATATCCCATTTATATGATAAATTGTTTTCGTTATTGTGTATGTTTTTAAATGCTcattatataacattttttagaatatattacattttttaattatacgCATTAATGTtagtaaattataataaaaattcaagCTTGCTAATgtgttaataaaaaaaaaaaaaatgtggcatatatataatgaatgcTTGAGAATATACCAgcataagaaattttttaaaaatttgaattgaaaatatataaatgaaagaTGAATCTTAGAATGTTgtgaatatatgtaaattaataaattaaagttttgtaCCATAGTATATAGTAGTATCAAGTGTGGGATTGATTTTCCATGAGAACATAACGCTAACATGATGCCTGGTGGTATTTGAATATTGATtcgatatattttttattagtatttattattaaaaagccGAAAAcgtatattttaatgtataattttatcttctttaaataaaatgataatgaaaaattaaacgTTATGTTTCTGTATTATTATAAAGACTCAAACACAAGAGATACACAACACTTTTAACCCTTTGAAAGGAAGAGTTCAGTTTGATTCTAACGGGACATTATATATAGTAAATACACATTTAATATGATTCGAATGcatatataattacaaaaataaatgtttatATGGTTTATATTATAGAAATTCCACATATATCCCTTAACATGCtagtaaaatgaaaatatcattaaaactaatattattgaaatgtgcagtattttctttataatttcgATGCATGAGCGGCTCTATGCTTAAAAAAAAGgcaacttttatatatatcaaataaaaaatttatatttgtatggtataacaaagtttacataattatgttccacagcaaacataaaaactgtataattcgttatacatgtacagttgaagcaaattgtataaaacgaagtgtataaaacaagaaagagaaagacacttgagCAAAGAAccgtataaaaacgaagtgtataaaacgaattgtattatcaTAAGtatatagaacgattatatacaatttgaatttgtataaaatgagaaagagagaaagacaaaagagacttgacaaggaatatacaattgaatcgaattgtataaaatgagaaagagagaaattagatacaatttgaaaattgtataaaacgagaaagagagaaagacaaaagaaactggacaagagagtatttttattgtataactataagtgtataggacgaaaatatatgtacttgcatgtgtatatacaattttctcacgctttatacaaacagaaacacaatttatacattatgcttctgtttgtataagtgagaaaggcaaGGGTgtcgagcgagatttgggagagtggaaAGCgggatctggaagaggggagagaggggaacaaaaatatatgtatttatacaattttctctgctttatacaattagaaacaatttttatacacttgtgtttgtataaaaagtgaggaagcgagcgagagattggaggagagtggcgagcgagatatttgggagagaggcgcctgacaatttttttgcaaacgtttgctatgaagcacaattaaatcaaactctaactactccatttattttaggttattagtttgctattatatgcaattttcccaaaaaataagGCCTTTGTCTTAGACTCCTAAATTTTTGTCAAgaataaattatgtgttaaaatttttatagaaaaattaattatttataataaaaaatataaatttttttaaaataattttttttatccactTTAATATCTTTTGTGGagtattttgttaaaaatgagGAAAGTTTACAAAGTAAAttacaaattcttttttatttcttattaaattttagtttcaagCATTAATCTGAGCATATTAAAATGAGGTTATACCAAGTCATCAACTTTTTGAGTCAAattctatttaatatttatcaactTATTACTTGTATCATTATGttaacaatacatataataattgtctcacttaaaaatgtatttcaatgttgagttgataaaatttTACCTAAAACTAGTAAccgaaataataatattaagtactaataattttcatcttaataatgtaattctttttataaacatgtatataaagtatatttatattttaggccgcgaattaaaattttattttagactCCAAATTACATTGAGTCGCGCCTGTTTCGATGTTCAGGGTATGTAACATGCATCAAGACTAACTTCACACATAGGAAATTGAATATCACTTATTATAGAATTCTTTAGATTTTGAGGATTCATACAATCACGTTGCGAAAATATCAAGGATTAACTAGCATACAATCGTAAACAacgaaaatagagaaaaaacatAACACGAGTATTTAATGAGATTCGATTAGGCCTACTTCTTCAAGTAAAACCAATTTTTTACGAAAATAACTTCTACAACAATAACCAAAGTTTAGGGGTCAAATATACAATACTCCAATCTTTTAAGATGGTAAAGAGTTTTTAACAAAACCCCTCATATTTAGACCCAATTACAAATTATTACTCATCCAcaaaaacaagaattcaaaaCCCTAGCTCCTCACTAAATCCTTCGTCTCTTTAAGTTTCTCTGTCCTGCAACTTTTCATCGTTGATAAAGAATCATTATTTGAGGTATGTTATCTATATTctaatttgttttagtttcttttgatgtgtaaaaatatgtgaattttgcttctttttctctaattttaCTCAATTGCGATGTATTTTACTGTACTTTTTCTCTTTCGATCGATAATATGTTTCGATATTGAAAACTCATGTTGGATTCTGTGTTTCTGATCTAGGTTTCGTGTGCTTAGGAAAAAACACATCAATTCATTGTTTATGGCTCttcttgttaaaaaaattgaagcttTGTTAGTTTTCTCAGAATGGAGGGTTAGTTGAGTTGGGTTTACTCTGTTGTAATGGAATATGGTTAACAATACAAAACCCATATTGCATTCGGTGTTTTTGATTTGGGTTTCGGGTTCCACATCTTTTGCTTAGGACAGTACACATGAATTCTCTTTTTAATGTTTCTTGTTTAGAAATGGAGTGTTGTTGATTTTGAGAAGTTGTTACTCTTCCAGAGTTAGATGGTTAATTACTCGGGCTGTACTTTTTTCGTTCTTTCTTGGAACTGATTGTGTTGTAAGAAAGTTGGCGCAACGTTGGAAAAGATCGACTTTTACACGGAAGTGCTAAATCTTGGACCTTGATAGTTCGAAAAATGCCAATCCCACTTTGTTCATTTAAAGGaatgttttcttttaattgaGGAGAAATCCTGGTTTGAAATATTGACATGTAATTGATAGGAGAACACTTAGTGTTTGAATCGAGAGCCACATTAGTTGAGAAAGTGTGCACAACTAATTATGAAGACGTTTTATCGAACATTATACTCGTTTATACCTCATGATCTACTTGAATAGTTCTTTAGTCCCTTGGGATCTCCTAAAGCCCAGTCAGGTTTATCTACTACTTACTTCTTTACTCATTAACACTACTATCTATAAAGTTGCCTCTTAGTGAGATGATATCTGGAAAATGCAAGGTCGTGCAAGTGTTGATCTTCTGCTATGGTATTTATAGTTGGGTCATATATAATAGGTCTTGAAAATATTAGAAACCAAAAGAGTTGTCCAGAATTGGCTGATGCGCAGGAGGGGCGTTGGGCTTTGATGGCTGAGCTTGCAAGTATATAATCAGAGTCCAGAAAAGCTCCTAAAGTCCAGGGTTTGAATCCTTTCTTGTGAAAGTTAAACAGTTCCACTTGTGGAGTATAGTGGATAGCCCTACCAAGGACGTAGCCAGTTAATTGGTTTTATGGTCTACTACTTAGCATAAGATTCACCACACTCCGCATGCaaaattgttttaatatttgaaCTCTGGACTGCATGACATCTTCCTGGCTGTGCTACTATCAAGTAGTAAAGAATATCTTTTCCGTTTACATGCTAGTAGCCCATTTATATTCTTGATGGCAGGCTTATAAGAACACACTGCAATACAGTCATCTTAATAGTTGAGTTATGACACCTATTAACTGCAATGTAATTGTTAGTTGGAGACTCTAGGAAACCATTTAAATGTGTCAACAGTTAAAGTGCTCGCAGATGAAAAAGTTGGTGCTATGTGATGTCTGTATTCTGTTCCTTCAATTTTCTTTACCAATGTGTATACTGTCTACTGCTATTCTTTATGTCAAACTACTCTGCTGTTGCTTGGGCAGTATGGTTGTATACTGGTTTTATAAGTTGTATCTTGATAATTTGCCGCTATTGATATGCTACAGAGTAAGTAATTGAAAATGAGTGGAGCAGGAGAGAAAGGATCAACAACCAAGACTCCAGCAGATTTTCTCAAGTCTATTCGTGGACGACCTGTTGTTGTCAAATTGAACTCTGGTGTTGACTATCGAGGTTAGTCACTCTGATTTGCTTTTGCTTGTTCTTGTCGTTCTTTTAAACTTACTGTACTCTTGCGTATGCATGTTGGTTATATGTAGTTTTGTACTAAATAACACGACGAAACTCTAGTCATGTATAAGATTGTCGAATGTACTGTCCGTTCCCTATTCCATTCAAGCTTTGCATTAAAATACTTAATAAGTTAGTAACAGAGCTGCAGCTGATATAGTCCttgagatttgatttttaaCACAGAAAGGAAGTTTTATTGTTGTGAAAGTAAGTGTAGTATTTTTGacatttcaaatattaattggtcattcttgtattttataggTTACCAACATTTGTTATTGACTGTTAGTTGTCTGCATACATAGACTAAACTACAGACTGGACCAATTTATGTGTAATAACCATTTGACTGATGTTAAAAAGATATTCTGCTTCGTAGGTACTAGGTACAAATTGTTGTAAAATTTACCTCAAAAGCTGGTCTTGATTGTAGGTATCTGCGACATGCAATTTATAACCATGAAACAGAATCTATTTAGAAAAATGAAGAGTGTTTTTTCATCTGGCGTTCTCTCTCATTCACAGAGCAAAGAAATCAGGCTTTTTGCCTACCCAAGGGCTTGTTGCCCTGCAACCAATGCATGTGTAATGTGAAACTTATCCACCTATTTATCTTAGCCACCAGCGATAATAACTGCTTGTGAACCTCCAACTTTTTACCTGTGTGCTTACATCTTTAGGTAGAAGTTCTCTTGAGAAAGTAAATGCACTCTACCTAAAACCTGTGCTAGTCCTTATTTGCTTATTGCTTATGCTTTTTTCCCGGTGGTAGTTCATTTCTTCACAATTCATGACGAGAAACTCAGTTTAATTTCATTCTAAGTTTGTTATTGCTTGGTGCAGGTATCCTTGCCTGTTTAGATGGATACATGAATATAGCAATGGAGCAAACCGAAGAATATGTTAATGGGCAATTGAAGAACAAATATGGTGATGCTTTCATTCGTGGAAACAACGGTAAGCAAAAACAACTAGCTGCCAACCTTCGTTTAATATGCATGTGCCTCTAACGATCAGAATGTTATATTAAGAGTTTCTCTGCTTGCAGTGCTTTACATCAGCACATCAAAGAGGACACTAGGGGAGGGAGCTTAAATCACGCACAAGATTGACTGGCCTTGGTTATCCTGTCTACTTTGATTATGTAACTGGCCTTTCTTCAACATGTTGATGAAGTTCCCTCTTAATGTTGTAATTTGTGTAGGCTTTGGTTCAgtcatggatgttatctttaTTGGCTTTTGGTATAGTGAGTCAATGACATTTTTTCGCATTGCCAAGATCAAGAAACAGTAGTTTCTCGTCGTTGATTTGAGTTTTTGTTGAGTATAGTTTGATGCTGACTTTGTTTTGGATAATAGATGCATATATAATATACTTGCCTTGAATTCTGCAAGAGTTAAATTCTTCTTCCTCTACCTTGAGATATCTCAATGGCTTTGCAATTTTAGCAAATGGGAATATTTACATTTTCTATGAAGAACTTAGAATgtaagatattatatattatattctttctttctttcttttttaaaatgaaaaagtaatGATAATGATTCTCCTTGCATAAAAGGCAAGTATTTACATTGTTTAATCCCTCAAGTTTAGTTGTGTAGTTGGTTTTACCAAAAGTAcaccattttattaattatagcCAGTCAAAGATCTCTTTATCCTTTTTAAAGTGTCCTAGTCACAAACTGTTTTTTTGGATTGGTTTTCTTTGTGAATAGTTTCTCTATCTTTAAGGTAGGTATACATCTTGTGTTCTTTATACTTCACGGTTTATTGAAAACTGTCCTCTACCTTTGAGGTGTGGATACTTTTTACATTCATATATACTCTTTGAATCTTATGATCTATCGAAAACAGTCTTTCTACCTCTAAGGTAAAGCTAAGTCTAACTTTCATTCTATAATTTCTGGACGTCTTGATTCATCATAAACAGCTTCTCTACCTTTGAGATTGGAATAAGGTTCGTGTTCACTCTATATTCTCCAATACCTTTATGTTCACTCTATGTTGTATGGACCTCACTCTGTGAAAATCTAATAGTATATTTTAGTAACTTGATGAAAAGTTTTGCCCATAGCttaaggaatatatatatatatttatatatatactattccTACCTTCCAAGCCTCATTTCACATCCAAATTGAtctcttttcaaatataaatctATTATAACATTCTCCACCATTATTACCTTATTTTTCCATAATCTTCAAATTATGGTGTTCAAGAAAATTGGTGAAGGAGTTCTCCATGTCATGAGTGAAGCAATCAACATACTTGGTCTACCCTTCCACGGTCCGGTTTTTATTCAATCTTACTATTTACTTACCTGACTAATCGAGATACATATATACTATAAGATTTATTAAGGGGAAAACGCTCCATACTAGAgatataatcatataatttcaagattttttgtATTCGTATTCATCGTGTTATGTAGAACGATCGTTTTAATATTATAatcgttttttttttgtaatttattttgcaggaaGAGACGAAGAAATTGAAGATGAAATAATAGAACTATGTTATGACAAATATTTTAGAACCACAATGGCTGATTTTTACCATTCAATTTGCGATGCGGTCGAGTAAAATAGttatttcatattaatcaaatattCCATTTAATGTGATATATTATAGTCTaatattaactttttaaaatatatttttttagagaaattaATAGAAGGAAGGGACGTACACAATTCAAGATTCCAAGCACTGCAGCTATAAGACGAGTATATCTAGTAAGTTATTTTGCGATTTTACTtctataaattttgattattttaataacattaaa
The sequence above is a segment of the Solanum lycopersicum chromosome 10, SLM_r2.1 genome. Coding sequences within it:
- the LOC101268815 gene encoding sm-like protein LSM36B, whose translation is MSGAGEKGSTTKTPADFLKSIRGRPVVVKLNSGVDYRGILACLDGYMNIAMEQTEEYVNGQLKNKYGDAFIRGNNVLYISTSKRTLGEGA